A stretch of DNA from Candidatus Cloacimonadaceae bacterium:
GTATTGGAAAGGGACATTGATGGTTCTCGATCTGAAACTGCCCATATTGAGAGGAACGAAGCCAGGTTTGGTCAGTTACAGGCTTGCAAGAAGCTGGCACGAACCATCTTCTTTGGAAGTGCTCCCCACGCTGTGGCTTTGCATTCCGCCCGATCTTCACGTGGAATCGAATACAATAGAATCCTGCTTGGTAGCGTCCAACCAAATCAGGTGATTGGAATCTTCAAAGATGCCATGAATAGACTGGTGGATAAGCTGCATTACCTGAGCAATGCTGATAACAAACTGTTTTGGTTTGATACGCGTCCTAACCTCAGGCGGGAGATGGAAGACCGCAAACGCCGCTTTAATGATAAAGACGATGTCGTGCCGGTAATCAAAATAGAACTTCAGCGGTTGCTGCCCAATGGCTGTTTCGACGGAATCCATATTTTCACACGTTCTGATGATATTCCGGATGATTACTCGCTTCGGCTGGTTATCTTGCCACCTGATGCCTATTATCTACGTTCTGGAGGCAGCCTTGCCATTGACGGCGCGCCGAATAGTGATGGAGCTAAAAAAATACTCACAAACCGGGGAGAACAACCGAGACTGAAACAGAACCGACTTATCTTTCTTGCTGCCGATGGGGACGTTGTAGGCAGGTTGAAAGACCAGGTGCTTACATTGTTGGCTTGGGATTCCATTCTCAAAGATATTCAAACCGTGAAACTCAATCTCGATCAATACCAAAGCAGACAAGCAAAGACCGGATTTGAAGATGCTAAGAAGTCATTGGATCGAATTGTAAAAGAAACCTATAAATGGATATTAGTGCCAGAGCAGGTTAAAGTGCCGGGAGATAAGTTTGAGCCTTTTACGATCAATCCGAGTGTGCCAAATATTGTGGAAGAGATTGAACGGATTCTCAAAGAAAGCGAGCATCTGATTACTGGGTGGGCGCCGATTCATTTGCATAACCTGCTCAAGAGATGGTTCTGGAAGGACGATGTCAAAGAAGTGAGAGCTAAGGATATATGGCATAGCACCTGTTGTTATCTGTATCTGCCAAGGCTCAAGAATGAAAACACATTCTCGAATGCTATCAATGCCGGAGCTGAGAACAGAGACTTCTTTGGTTTGGCTTATGGAAAGGAAACAGATAAGTATATTGGGTTCTCTTATGGAACGCTCGTGTCTCCTGTGTTTGATAGTTCGCTGCTGCTAATCGACCCTCTGTGGGCAGCGGAGTATCAGGCTAATAAGGTTGTGATGGTTGGTCCTCCAAATCAACCATTAGTTGGCACTGAAACAGGTGGAAGAGGTATTGGTGGTGCGACAGGTAGTGGCACTACTCCTCCCGGAGGCGTTGGCGGTGGTGGAGCAACACCCATTCCTACAGTTATACGAAAACACTTTTATGGGAGAGTGGATTTGAAACCAA
This window harbors:
- a CDS encoding DUF499 domain-containing protein — encoded protein: MIKAWRDIAIPHQDVLKGTFKQSEFAADLSRVHTGDAGEEYQNPVMFFQRTFITEGMRLLLDSVIQRLSGKDGDPVIQLQTAFGGGKTHTMLAVYHLAKGETPLSELQGIPPIIDKAGITSLPKSKVVVIDGNNLKPGSTWVRDGITINTLWGELAWQLGGANGYELVKQSDLSGTSPGKEDLITLLKQYAPCVILVDELVAYIRQFEPGKTYTGGSYDSNISFIQALTEALKTVPNALMLVSLPDSNREAGSQNGVNVLRTLEHFFGRIQALWRPVATEEAFEIVRRRLFSNITDQASVEETCRTFADYYIANKNDFPNETQEAHYYERLKQAYPIHPEIFDRLYEDWSSLDNFQRTRGVLKLMAKVIHKLWIDDHKDPLIMPGNLPLYDADVRNETIYYLPQGWDPVLERDIDGSRSETAHIERNEARFGQLQACKKLARTIFFGSAPHAVALHSARSSRGIEYNRILLGSVQPNQVIGIFKDAMNRLVDKLHYLSNADNKLFWFDTRPNLRREMEDRKRRFNDKDDVVPVIKIELQRLLPNGCFDGIHIFTRSDDIPDDYSLRLVILPPDAYYLRSGGSLAIDGAPNSDGAKKILTNRGEQPRLKQNRLIFLAADGDVVGRLKDQVLTLLAWDSILKDIQTVKLNLDQYQSRQAKTGFEDAKKSLDRIVKETYKWILVPEQVKVPGDKFEPFTINPSVPNIVEEIERILKESEHLITGWAPIHLHNLLKRWFWKDDVKEVRAKDIWHSTCCYLYLPRLKNENTFSNAINAGAENRDFFGLAYGKETDKYIGFSYGTLVSPVFDSSLLLIDPLWAAEYQANKVVMVGPPNQPLVGTETGGRGIGGATGSGTTPPGGVGGGGATPIPTVIRKHFYGRVDLKPTRAKADFATIVEEIVLHLINSPTVIAGIKIEIEADCLEGFDEATQRTIKENCNTLKFDLSEFE